The genomic region CGCGATCCCCCTCCTGGAGGAGCACGCGCGGAGCAACCCCGCCCCCGAGGGCCGGGCCGGCGCCCGCCTCCAGCTCAAAGGCATGCTCCCGCGCGGACGCTACCTCGAGCTCCTGCGCGAGGCGGCCGAGAAGGACCCCGACGGTGAGAACCGCGCCGCCGCCCGGCGCGAGCTGGACGCCGAGGGGAAGTGACCCGGCGCCGACGCGAGCCGCTCTCGAAGCCCTTCGTCCTCGCGTTCGCCGTCCTCGCCGTCGTCTCCGCCTTCTACCTCTCGTCTTTGCCCGAGGTCGAATACCTGCGCCGGGAGAACCCGAAGACCACCGCCTTCATGGAGCGCTACAAAGAGCGCGAGCGCTCCAAGGGCCGCCGCCCCGCCCTGCGCTGGAGCTGGACGCCGATCTCGGCGATGTCGCCGGACCTCGTGCACGCCGTCCTCATCTCGGAGGACGACATGTTCTACCAGCACAAGGGCGTGGACTGGGACTCCGTGCGCGAGGCCGCCCGCTACAACTGGGAGAAGGGCCGCTTCGCCCGGGGAGCCTCGACGATCACCCAGCAGCTGGCGCGCAACCTCTACCTCTCGCCCTCGAAGAACCCCCTGCGCAAGGTCAAGGAGTTCCTCATCGCCCGGCGCCTGGAGGACCACCTCTCCAAGCGGCGCATCCTCGAGCTCTACCTGAACGTGGCCGAGTGGGGCCCCGGGATCTACGGGGCGGCCGAGGCCAGCCGCGCCTACTACGGGAAGGAGCCCGGGGCGCTCGGCCCCGACGAAGCGGCGGCCCTCGCGGCCGCGCTCCCGAGCCCCCGGCGCCTGAACCCCGCCCGGCCGGCCGGCCCCAAGCTCCTCCAGCGCCGCCAGGTCATCCTCGAGCGCATGCGCGGCGCCGGCTACCTTCCCTCCCAGACCGACCCCCCCGCCTCCGAGCTCTCCCCCTCCCTGCCGGCGATCCCCAGCGGGGAGTCCAGGGGAAGCAAGCAGAGCGGGAATCCCCTCTAAGCCGCTTAATATACGCGCGCGTACGTAACCACGCGCGAATATTGCTAAACTCCCTACCTGCTCATGGCCACGGCCCTTCTCGGCTTCCTCTGCGCCGTCCTGCTGGCCGCGCTGTGGTGGGCGCTCTCGGAGGTCTACCGCCTGCGCGTGACCCGCGCCGGACCCGTCCCCTCGGCGGGAGCGCGCATCCCCATCGAGCGCTTCGACCAGCTCCTGACGATGCTGCTGGCCCTCCACGAGTACGGCGTCTCGCGCACCGGCGACGTCTCCCACGAGGAGTTCTGCGGGCTCTTCCTCGAGAAGGCCTGCGCGCTCGCCGGCTCGACGCGGGGCACGGTGATGCTCCTCGACGAGGAGAACGGCACCCTCTCCATCGCGGCGGCGAAGAACCTCCCCCGCTCCACCAACGCCCTGCGCCTGAAGCCCGGCGAGGGCCTCGCCGGCCGCGCCATCGCCTCCGGCCGCCCCATCTTCCTGCCTGAGCCGCGCAAGGACCCGCGCTTCCTCATCGGCCCCGAGGGCGCTCCGCCCGAGCCCATCCTCTCGGTGCCGCTCATGCTCAAGGGCAAGGCCATCGGCGTGCTCAACATCCACGACACCGCCGCCCGGCTCGGCGCCGACGACTCGACTCTGCGCGCGCTCGCGCTGCTCGCCGGCGAGGCGGCCGCGGTGCTCCACCACCAGCAGCGCTACGACAGCCTCCAGTCCTTCTACCTCGAGATGGTGCAGACCCTCGCCCGCGCCGTCGACGCCCGCGACCAGTACGCGCAGGACCGCGTCGAGCGTTCCCGGACCTGGGCCCGGGAGCTCGCCCGCGAGCTCGGCCTGCCCGAGCAGATGGAGCGCTACGTCGAGTTCGCCACGATGCTGCAGGGCGTCGGCAAGATCGGCATCGACCAGGCCATCCTCTCGAAGCCCGGCAAGCTCACCCCCGAGGAGTTCGAGCAGATCAAGAAGCACACGACCATCGGCTACCGCATGCTCGCGCCGGTCAAGTTCCTCGGCCCCGTCGCGCAGATGGTGCTCTACCACCAGGAGTGGTACAACGGCCGCGGCTACCCCGAGGGTCTCAAGGGCGAGGAGATCCCGCTCGGCTCGCGCATCGTGGCCGTCATCAACGCCTGGGAGGCGATGAACGCCGACCGCCCCTACCGCAAACGCCTGCCCCGCGAGACGGCGCTCGCCGAGCTCCAGAAGTGCGCGGGCACCCAGTTCGACCCTCAGGTCGTCGCCGCCTTCACCCGCCTCGAGGCCCGCACGCACGAGGAAGAGCAGGCCGCCGCCGCGGCGAAGGCCGCCGAAGCCCCGAAGGATTGATGCTCTACATCGTGCCCACCCCCATCGGCAACCTCGAGGACGTCACCCTGAGGACGCTCACGACCCTCGGCGCCGTGAAGGCCGTCTACTGCGAGGACACGCGCCGCACGCGCATCCTCCTCGAGCGCCACGGCATCGCGAAGCCCCTGGTGCGCTACAACGAGCACGACGAGCGCAGCGTCTCGGCGCTCCTCGAGCGCCTCGCGGCCGGCGACGACCTCGCCCTGGTCTCCGACTCCGGCACCCCCGTGCTCTCCGACCCGGGCTCGCGCGCCGTCGCCCGCGCCCGCGCGGCCGGGATCCCCGTCACCGCGCTGCCCGGCCCCAGCGCCGTGGCCTGCGCGGTGAGCGGCTCGGGCCTGCCCGGAGACTCCTTCGTCTTCCTGGGCTTTCTGCCCCGCTCGGCGGGCCGGCGCCGCCGCGCGCTGGCCGAGGCGGCGAAGCTCGGGCGCACCCTCGTCGTCTACGAATCCCCATTCCGCGTGCTCGACCTCCTGCGCCAGGCCGAGGAGGCGCTCGGCCCCGACGCCCAGGCGGTCTGCGCGCGCGAGCTCAGCAAGGTCCACGAGGAGTACCTGCGCGGGACCGTCCGGGAGGTGCGCGCGGCGCTCGAGGCCCGCGGCGGAGCGCCCGGCGAGTACGTCGTGCTCTTCCATCCCGGCGCCTCGCCCGACGCGCCGGCGAAGGAGTCCGATGAAGACTAGGATCGTCCCCCTGGCGACGGCCCCCGAGCCGGAGCTCCTGCGCGAGCTCGCGGGCGCCCTCCAGCAGGGACGCCTGTTCGTCTTCCCGACGGACACGGTCTACGGGCTCGGCACCACCGGACTCATCCGCGCCGCCGTGCGGCGCATCTACGACGCCAAGGGGCGCGACGCTATGAAGCCCCTGCCGGTTTTGATACATTCCACCGACGAGGCCCGCCGCTGGGCCGAGTGGACGCCGGCGGCGGAGGCCCTGGCCCGGCGGTTCTGGCCCGGGGCCCTGACGCTGGTCCTGCGCCCCACCCTCGAGGGGCGCCGGCTCACCACCTCGGAGCAGCCGACGGTCGCGTTCCGGGTGCCGGGCCACCCCCTGCTGCGCGAGCTCATCGAGGCCTCGGGCGTGCCCTGGGCGAGCACGAGCGCGAACCGCTCGGGACGGCCGGCCATCGCGGACGGGGCGCAGGCCGCCGCGGAGTTCGACGGTCGGGCCGATTTCATCCTGGACGGAGGCCGCACCGGGGGCCTGGAGTCCACGGTGGTGGACGCGACCGGCTCGCCGCGCGTGCTGCGCGAGGGCGCGATCCCGTCCGCCGACATCTTGAGGAGCGCATGAAAGTCCTTTTCGTCTGCACCGGCAACAGCTGCCGCAGCCCGATGGCGGAATACCTCTTCAACCACCATGCCCGTCTGCGCGACCTGCAGGGCTGGACCGCCCGCTCGGCCGGCACGGCCGCGGAGCGGCACTTCGGCCTCTCGAGCGGGGCCCGGGTGGCCCTCACCGAGAAGGGCATCCTGAAGATCGACCACGTGCCCCAGCTCGTGACGCGGGACCTCATGGCCTGGGCCGACCTCGTGCTCGTCATGGCGCAGGCGCACCGCGAGGTCCTCGCGGACCGCTTCCCCGAGCACCAGACGAAGACCCACCTCTTTCTGGACCGCGCCGGTCTCGGCGCGCGCGACGTCGCCGACCCCATCGGCGGGAGCGACGACCAGTACCGCCGCACCCGCGACGAGATCGAGGCCGGCATATTGGCCGTATTGGAGAAGGAATCCCATGGAAAACCTGAGCAAGCAAGACCCTGACCTCTACAAGGCGATCTCCGCCGAGGAGCGCCGCCAGGCGGAGAACCTCGAGCTCATCGCCTCCGAGAACTACGTCTCGCCCTCCGTCCTCGAGGCGCAGGGCTCGGTCCTCACCAACAAGTACGCCGAGGGCTATCCGGGCAAGCGCTACTACGGCGGCTGCGAGCACGTGGACGTCGTCGAGTCCATCGCCATCGAGCGCGCCAAGAAGCTCTTCGCCGCCGAGCACGCCAACGTCCAGCCCCACTCGGGCACGACGGCGAACATCGGCGTCTACCTCTCGGTGCTCAAGCCCGGCGACACCGTCATGGGCCTCAACCTCGCCCACGGCGGGCACCTCTCGCACGGCCACCCGCTGAACTTCTCCGGCCTCTACTTCAAGATCGTCTCGATGAACGTGCGCAAGGACGACGAGCTCCTCGACTACGAGGAAGCCGAGAACCTCGTCGCCCAGCACAAGCCGAAGATGATCCTCGCCGGCGCCTCCAACTACTCGCGCGTCTTCGACTGGGAGCGCCTCAAGAACATGGCCGACTCCGTCGGGGCCTACTTCGTCACCGACATCGCCCACTACGCGGGGCTCATCGCCGCCGGCGTCTACCCCTCGCCGGTGCCGCACGCCGACTTCGTCACCACGACGACCCACAAGACCCTGCGCGGTCCGCGCGGCGGCATGGTCCTCTGCCGCGAGCCGCACGCCAAGGCGCTCGACCGCACGATGTTCCCCGGCATCCAGGGCGGCCCGCTCATGCACGTCATCGCCGCCAAGGCCGCCTGCTTCGGCGAGGCGCTCAAGCCCGAGTTCAAGGCGTACCAGCGCCAGGTCGTCGCCAACGCCCGGCGCCTGGCCAAGGGCCTGCAGGACCGCGGCCTGCGCATCGTCTCGGGCGGCACGGACTGCCACCTCTTCTCGGTGGACCTGCGCCCGAAGAACTGCACGGGCAAGGACGCGGAGATCGCGCTCGACAAGGCCGGCATCACGGTCAACAAGAACGCCATCCCCTACGACCCCCAGAAGCCCTTCATCGCCAGCGGCGTGCGCATCGGCACCCCCGCGGTGACGACGCGCGGGATGGGCGAGGGCGAGATGGATGCGATCGCCGACCTCATCGACGAGGCGCTCAGCCGGCGCGCCGAGGATTCCGGGCTCGCCGAGGTGCGCCGCAAGGTGCGCGCCCTGACCGCCCGCTTCCCGGTCCCGACCGACAAGCAGGGAGTCGCCGGAGCCGCGCGTTGATCGCGCAGATCCTCCTCGTCGACGACGACGAGGGCGTCCGCTCGTCGCTCAAGGCCCTGCTGGAATCCTGGCACCACCGGGTCCTCGAGGCCGAGGACGGGGCGCAGGCGTTCGCGGTCGCCGACAAGGAGGTCCCGCACCTCATCCTCATGGACGTGGTGATGGGCAACCTCTACGGCACCTCGGCGCTCGAGCGCCTGCGCGAGAACCCGCGCACCGCGAAGATCCCCATCATCCTCATGAGCGGGACCGCGGACAAGCGCGCGCTGGGCGTGAAGGAAGGGAAGAACATGCGCTTCATGAAGAAGCCGCTCGACCCCAAGGAGCTCGAGAAGGTCCTCCGCGAGCTCCTGCCGGAAGGCGGCTACACGCCGTAAAAGGGGAAATGATGGCAAAGACAAAGGTTCGCATCGGCATTATCGGCGGCTCCGGCCTCTACCACATGAAGGGCATCTCCGAGACCGAGGAGCTCCGCGTCGACACCCCCTTCGGGCCGCCCTCGGACGCCCTCATGCTGGGGACCGTCGCGGGCGTGCGCTGCGCCTTCCTCCCCCGCCACGGCCGCGGCCACACGATCCTTCCCTCCGAGATCAACGGCCGGGCGAACATCTGGGCGCTCAAGTCGCTCGGCGTCGAGACCGTCGTCGCCTTCGGCGCGGTGGGCTCCCTGCGCGAGGAGCTCGCGCCCGGACACTTCGTCGTCCCCGACCAGATCGTCGACAAGACGACCCTGCGCCGCTCGACCTTCTTCGGGCACGGCGTCGTCGGCCACGTGGCCTTCGCCGACCCCTTCTGCGGCGGGGTCGCGAAGGTCCTGAGCGCCGCCGCGAAGGCCCTGGACATCCCCGTCCACCCGAAGGGGACGCTCGCCTGCATGGAGGGCCCGGCCTTCTCCACGCGCGCCGAGTCCGAGGTCAACCGCAAGCTCGGCTGCGACCTCATCGGGATGACGGTCGTCCCCGAGGCGAAGCTCGCCCGCGAGGCCGAGCTCTGCTATGCCCTCGTCGCCATGGTCACCGACTACGACTGCTGGAAGGCCGGCGAAGAGGTCGGCGTCGAGAAGGTCATGGCGGTCATGAAGGCCAACTCGGAGAACGCCCAGCGCCTGCTCTCGCGCGCCCTGCCGGAGCTCGCGAAGCTCCCCTCGGGCGCCTGCGCCTGCAGCCGCGCGCTGGAGCACGCGATCATGACGGACCCCGCGGCGATGCCGAAGGAGACCGCGGAACAGCTCGCCCTCATCATCGGGAAGCGCATCCGGAGGTAGACCATGGCCAAACCCCTCACGAAGGTGTACCGGCGGCTCGTCGAGGCCGCCAAGCTCGCGCGCAAGCGGGCCTACGCCCCGTACTCGCACTACCCGGTCGGGGCCGCGGTGCTCACCGAGTCGGGCCGCATCTTCTGCGGCGCGAACGTCGAGAACGCGTCCTACGGCCTGAGCATCTGCGCCGAGCGCGTCGCCATCTTCAACGCCGTCGTGCGCGGCGAGAAGGTGCTCAAGGCCGTCTGCGTGGCCGGCCGCTCGGCCCGCCCCTGCGGCGCCTGCCGCCAGGTCATGGTCGAGTTCAGCGGCAAGGAGACCGACCTCCTGCTCGTGGACCTCGACCCCAACCAGGGCCGGGACTCCGTGAAGAAGACCCGCGTCTTCGCGATGCTGCCCGGGGCCTTCGACCCGCTCGACTCCGGCCTGCTGCCCCAGCACCCCCAGAACCTGCTGCGCCACCGCAAGACCGCCGCGAAGAAGCGCCGCCGCCCGACGCAACGCAAGGAGGCTTGAGATGAAACTGCTCGAAGACGTACTGCGCTGGGCGCGGGGCACCGACCTCGCCGAGGTGGAGTTCCGCCGCGACGGCGACGGTCTCGGCTTCCGCCTCGAAGGCGCGGCCCTCAACCCGCCGCCGCTGCCCTCCTGCTCGCTCGTCCCCGTGCGCTCGCCGGGCGTCGGTCTCTATCGCGCCGGCGCGCTCGGGAAGGCCGGCGCCGTGCTGGAAGGCCGCGCGGTCGCCGAAGGCGAGAGTCTCGGCCAGGTCGAGGCGCTCGGCAAGGCCGAACCCGTGAAGGCCCCCTGCGCCGGAAAGCTCGTCTCCCCGCAGGTCGAGGACGGAAAGCCCGTCCAGTACGGCCAGGCGCTCTTCTTCATCGAGCCCTAGGGAGACAGCGCCGAGAACCGTCCATGCCCTCCGAACTGAAGTGTTCGAAGTGCTCCAAGCCCGCCGAGCCGGGCGCGCCCAAGTGCGCGTCCTGCGGCGCGCGCGTCGTGCGCGTCTGCGGCGGCTGCGGAGGGCAGAACTCCCCGGCCAAGATCTTCTGCGACAGCTGCGGCAAGCCGCTCGGCGCCGACGCCGGGCCGGCCCGCCCCTCCGCCGCGCACGGCCCGGTGCAGGAGCTCTCCGTCGAGCGCTTCGAGAAGGTGCAGTCCCCGGCGCCGGAACACCGGGGCGTTCCCGAGGCCGAGCCGCCGAAGCCGGCCCCCGAGGTGAAGGCCCCGGCGCCGGTGGAGCTCCCGAAGATCGAGCTCCCCGCCGAGGCGCCGAAGGAAGCCCCCAAGGCCGAACCCCCTGCGCCGGCCGAGAAGAATGCGGAACCCCGGACCCCGGGCGGCGTCAGCGGCGCGCTCCCGCGCGTCGACGGCATGTCGCTGCGGGGCTCCGCCGAGGACGCGGAGGCGGAGCGCAAGGCGCGCGACGAGGAGCGCCGGCGCCGCATCGCCGAGTTCGAGATGCCCAAGACCGGCATCATGCGCATCTCCGACCTGCACAAGGCCGAGCCTCCCAAGGAGCCGCCGAAGGCCGAGCCCCCGAAGGAGGAGCCGCCCAGGCCCAAGTCCCTGCGCGAGGCGCTCACCAAGCCCCCCGCTCCCGAGAAGCCCCGAGAGGAGCCGAAGGCTCCCGAGCGCCCGAAAGAGAACGCGAAGCCCCCTGAGAAGCCGAAGACCGAGCCCCCTCACGCCCGGCACACCCCCTCTCCCAAAGGCCGTACGCCCTCCCCTTTCGGCAAGAACCGCACTCCGGCGCCACGGCCCATCGACAAGAAGCACACCCCCGCGCCGGAGAAGCCCAAGGAGACGCCGAAGGCCCCGCCGCCCGAGCCCAAGGTCTACAAGGACCCCGCCGACCGCTTCCGCCGGCCCGAGGAGCGCGAGCGGGAGCACGCCGCGCCCAAATCCCCGCCGCCGGCGCCCGCGAAAGCGGCTGCGAAGCCGGCGCCGAAACCCGCGCCCCAGCCCGCGTCCCGGCCCGCGCCGGCGCACTCGAAGACCTCGGTCACCGCGAAGCCCTCGCCGTTCTCGACGGTGGCCGGCCTCGTCCTCCTCGTCGCCGGCCTGCTCGTCTACGGCGGCTACTGGTGGCGCTTCAAGCACAACCCGGCCAACCGGCTCTCGCGGGTCGCGACGCGCTTCGTGACGACGCTCGTCGCCGGCAACCCCGACGCCGCCTACGAGCTGCTCAGCCCGAAGAGCCGCGCCGAGATCACGCTCGACGAGTTCAAGCGCAGCGTCCCGCCCGCGGGCGGCGCGCTGGGCCCGGCGCAGATCGAGGTCATGGAAGAGGACTGGGCGCTCGTGCGCTACGACTCCGCCATGCCCGGCGCCGTCGCCTCGACCGAGCGCATCTCCTTCGTCCGCGAGGACGGCAACTGGGTCCGCGCCTTCGAGTGGCCGCTGCTCCTGCGCGCCGACGCGATGCTCGCCGCCGGCGACGCGATCGGGGCCGGGACGCTCGCGTCCAAGGCGGCCGCCATCGACCCCCGCGACCCGCTCCCCAAGGCCTACCTCTGCGAGAGCGCCTACGCGCGCAGCGCGATGCCCGAGGCCTACGAGGCCTGCCGCGCGGCCGTCGACCTCGCGAAGCGCTATCCCTCCGCCCTCGATGAGCGCGACCTCTTCCGCCTCCACGAGCTCACCGCCGACCTCCTGCGCAACTTCCTCGGCAAGCCCGCGGAGGCCGTGCGCGAGTACGGCATCCTCCTCGCCCTGCCCAGGCTCGAGCCGGCCGAGCGCTGCGGCATCCTCCTCGCGCGCGCCGACGTGCGCGCCGAGCAGAACGAGGCGAAGGCCGCGCTCGCCGACTACCAGGAGGCCGCCGGCGCCTGCCCGGCCGGCGACGAGGCCGCCTACGCGAAGGGCGCCGTCGCCCTCTTCTCCGGCGCCGCGGGCGACGACGCCGTCGCCATGGTCCAGCGCAGCCGGACCTCCGACGACGAATCCACGATCCTCGAGTGGCGCGCGAAGACCGCCGCCGACATCAAGCGGCATTTCGGCTCGAAGAGCACGCTCAAGGCCGTCGCCGACGCCTGGACCTCGGAATGGCTGGGCGGCTCGCTCTACCGCGTCTCGCTGCGCAGCGCGCAGATGCAGATCCTCGACGCCAAAGTCGACCTTTGGAACCAGACCCTCAAGGTGGAACTCCATGTTCAGTAAAGTCCTCGTAGCCAACCGCGGCGAGATCGCCGTGCGCGTCTTCCGCGCCTGCAAGGAGCTCGGCCTGCGCACCGTGGCCGTCTACTCCGAAGCCGACCGCGAATCGCGCCACATCGCGCTCGCCGACGAGGCCGTCTGCATCGGCCCCGGCCCCTCGCGCGAGAGCTACCTGCGCGTCGACCGCATCCTCGCCGCCGCCGAGCAGACCGGAGCGCAGGCCGTGCACCCGGGCTACGGCTTCCTCTCCGAGAACGCCGCCTTCGCCAAGGCCTGCCGCGACCGGGGCCTGACCTTCATCGGTCCGCCGCCGGAGTCCATCCACGCTCTGGGCAACAAGATCGAGGCCAAGCGCCTCGCCGAGAAGGCCGGCGTGCCCGTCGTCCCCGGCGCCTTCGGAGGCCTCAAGGAGCTCTCCGCGGCGGCCGCGCGCGTCGGCTTCCCCGTCATGGTGAAGGCCGCGGCGGGCGGCGGCGGCA from Elusimicrobiota bacterium harbors:
- the mtgA gene encoding monofunctional biosynthetic peptidoglycan transglycosylase, producing MTRRRREPLSKPFVLAFAVLAVVSAFYLSSLPEVEYLRRENPKTTAFMERYKERERSKGRRPALRWSWTPISAMSPDLVHAVLISEDDMFYQHKGVDWDSVREAARYNWEKGRFARGASTITQQLARNLYLSPSKNPLRKVKEFLIARRLEDHLSKRRILELYLNVAEWGPGIYGAAEASRAYYGKEPGALGPDEAAALAAALPSPRRLNPARPAGPKLLQRRQVILERMRGAGYLPSQTDPPASELSPSLPAIPSGESRGSKQSGNPL
- a CDS encoding HD domain-containing phosphohydrolase gives rise to the protein MATALLGFLCAVLLAALWWALSEVYRLRVTRAGPVPSAGARIPIERFDQLLTMLLALHEYGVSRTGDVSHEEFCGLFLEKACALAGSTRGTVMLLDEENGTLSIAAAKNLPRSTNALRLKPGEGLAGRAIASGRPIFLPEPRKDPRFLIGPEGAPPEPILSVPLMLKGKAIGVLNIHDTAARLGADDSTLRALALLAGEAAAVLHHQQRYDSLQSFYLEMVQTLARAVDARDQYAQDRVERSRTWARELARELGLPEQMERYVEFATMLQGVGKIGIDQAILSKPGKLTPEEFEQIKKHTTIGYRMLAPVKFLGPVAQMVLYHQEWYNGRGYPEGLKGEEIPLGSRIVAVINAWEAMNADRPYRKRLPRETALAELQKCAGTQFDPQVVAAFTRLEARTHEEEQAAAAAKAAEAPKD
- the rsmI gene encoding 16S rRNA (cytidine(1402)-2'-O)-methyltransferase → MLYIVPTPIGNLEDVTLRTLTTLGAVKAVYCEDTRRTRILLERHGIAKPLVRYNEHDERSVSALLERLAAGDDLALVSDSGTPVLSDPGSRAVARARAAGIPVTALPGPSAVACAVSGSGLPGDSFVFLGFLPRSAGRRRRALAEAAKLGRTLVVYESPFRVLDLLRQAEEALGPDAQAVCARELSKVHEEYLRGTVREVRAALEARGGAPGEYVVLFHPGASPDAPAKESDED
- a CDS encoding L-threonylcarbamoyladenylate synthase; its protein translation is MKTRIVPLATAPEPELLRELAGALQQGRLFVFPTDTVYGLGTTGLIRAAVRRIYDAKGRDAMKPLPVLIHSTDEARRWAEWTPAAEALARRFWPGALTLVLRPTLEGRRLTTSEQPTVAFRVPGHPLLRELIEASGVPWASTSANRSGRPAIADGAQAAAEFDGRADFILDGGRTGGLESTVVDATGSPRVLREGAIPSADILRSA
- a CDS encoding low molecular weight protein arginine phosphatase, which encodes MKVLFVCTGNSCRSPMAEYLFNHHARLRDLQGWTARSAGTAAERHFGLSSGARVALTEKGILKIDHVPQLVTRDLMAWADLVLVMAQAHREVLADRFPEHQTKTHLFLDRAGLGARDVADPIGGSDDQYRRTRDEIEAGILAVLEKESHGKPEQARP
- the glyA gene encoding serine hydroxymethyltransferase; this translates as MENLSKQDPDLYKAISAEERRQAENLELIASENYVSPSVLEAQGSVLTNKYAEGYPGKRYYGGCEHVDVVESIAIERAKKLFAAEHANVQPHSGTTANIGVYLSVLKPGDTVMGLNLAHGGHLSHGHPLNFSGLYFKIVSMNVRKDDELLDYEEAENLVAQHKPKMILAGASNYSRVFDWERLKNMADSVGAYFVTDIAHYAGLIAAGVYPSPVPHADFVTTTTHKTLRGPRGGMVLCREPHAKALDRTMFPGIQGGPLMHVIAAKAACFGEALKPEFKAYQRQVVANARRLAKGLQDRGLRIVSGGTDCHLFSVDLRPKNCTGKDAEIALDKAGITVNKNAIPYDPQKPFIASGVRIGTPAVTTRGMGEGEMDAIADLIDEALSRRAEDSGLAEVRRKVRALTARFPVPTDKQGVAGAAR
- a CDS encoding response regulator; protein product: MIAQILLVDDDEGVRSSLKALLESWHHRVLEAEDGAQAFAVADKEVPHLILMDVVMGNLYGTSALERLRENPRTAKIPIILMSGTADKRALGVKEGKNMRFMKKPLDPKELEKVLRELLPEGGYTP
- the mtnP gene encoding S-methyl-5'-thioadenosine phosphorylase, with product MAKTKVRIGIIGGSGLYHMKGISETEELRVDTPFGPPSDALMLGTVAGVRCAFLPRHGRGHTILPSEINGRANIWALKSLGVETVVAFGAVGSLREELAPGHFVVPDQIVDKTTLRRSTFFGHGVVGHVAFADPFCGGVAKVLSAAAKALDIPVHPKGTLACMEGPAFSTRAESEVNRKLGCDLIGMTVVPEAKLAREAELCYALVAMVTDYDCWKAGEEVGVEKVMAVMKANSENAQRLLSRALPELAKLPSGACACSRALEHAIMTDPAAMPKETAEQLALIIGKRIRR
- the cdd gene encoding cytidine deaminase, giving the protein MAKPLTKVYRRLVEAAKLARKRAYAPYSHYPVGAAVLTESGRIFCGANVENASYGLSICAERVAIFNAVVRGEKVLKAVCVAGRSARPCGACRQVMVEFSGKETDLLLVDLDPNQGRDSVKKTRVFAMLPGAFDPLDSGLLPQHPQNLLRHRKTAAKKRRRPTQRKEA
- a CDS encoding biotin/lipoyl-containing protein, with translation MKLLEDVLRWARGTDLAEVEFRRDGDGLGFRLEGAALNPPPLPSCSLVPVRSPGVGLYRAGALGKAGAVLEGRAVAEGESLGQVEALGKAEPVKAPCAGKLVSPQVEDGKPVQYGQALFFIEP